The segment TCCGCCCCAGCCCGCCCGTTGCCACCGGGCTACGTGGCGTTCCACCGGGACGGGCAGTTCGTCCCGACCGGGAACCCGACCCTGGACTACTGGGTCCGGGTCAACATGATCCGCCACTTCAGCGACCGCCCGGCCCGCCCCTGGCCCGACATGGAACACGGGCTGGCTGGGGTGATCCGGGCCGCCGACCCGGCCGGGGTCGATCCCGACCTGGTCGCGTGGGCCGGTACGGTGGCCGACTACCTCGACGGCCGAGCCGATCTCGACCCCCGGACGCCCGGCGGCCGCCCCGACCCGGTCGCGGCCGACCCGGCCGTCCAGAAGTCCCTGGCTGCGGCCCGGGCGGACATCGCGAACCGCGGCGACGCTCTCCGCGAGAGCCTGACCCGCCGCCACGGACGGTTGTTTCCGCCCTGCCTGTGGTGAGAAACATTCGGGGCGGTTCGGTACCGATTTTTCGCCTCGCTCCCCCCGACAGTTTCGGGATGGTCGCGTCACTAGGCCCGCCTAGCCCTTAACCAAGCGTCGCCATTGGCAAATTGACGTTGGAGAAAAACGAAAAGCTTGAAATCCTTCGTGTTTTCCGGTGTTTGTAGGGTTGCAGAGTCCACAACCACCGGAAAACACGAAGGATTTCAAGTGAAACCTATCTTCCGCCGCTGGTTCCAAAAAGGCAAGGCCCGCATCGCTCGCCGACTCGATCAAACGCGCAATCCGCTCAGCCCCGAGCCCGTGCTCAAAGCCCGCAACATCCACTATGAGGTCTCCGACAAAGCCCAGGCCATCCACTGCGGTGGCATCGGCCTCATCCATGCGCTGGGTCAACGATTCGGGCTCGCCAAGACCATCGACCAAAAACTTCATCTGCTCAAATTCCACGTCCCGTATCACGAATCCGATCACGTCCTCACCCTCGCCTACAACCCGCTCTGCGGCGGCACCTGCCTTCAAGACCTCGAACTCCTCCGCAACGACGAGACCTTCCTCAACGCCCTGGACGCGCGACGCATCCCCGACCCCACCACCGCCGGCGACTTCTGCCGCCGCTTCTTGGCGTCCGACGTCGAAGCGCTGATCGACGCGATCAACGAGGTCCGTCGTCGCGTCTGGGCCGAGCAACCCGAGTCGTTCTTCGACTGCGCGACGATCGATCTGGATGGCACCCTCGTCGGGACCACCGGTCCGTGCAAGGAGGGAATGGACATCGCCTACGACGGCACCTGGGGTTATCACCCGTTGGTCGTTTCGCTGGCCGAGACCGGGGAGGTCCTCAGCATCGTGAATCGTCCGGGGAATCGCCCGTCGCACGAGGGCGCGGCCCGGGAAGTCAACCGCTCGCTGGTGTTGTGCCTCGAGGCCGGTTTTCGCACGGTCCTCTTGCGGGGCGACACCGATTTCTCGCAGACCCAGTATCTGGATGGCTGGAACGCCATCCACAAGACGCGGTTCCTTTTCGGCTACGATGCCGTGCCCACTCTGGTGCGGAAAGCCGAGGAACTCCCGGACCACGCGTGGCGGCGGCTGACCCGCCCCGCCCGTTACCACGTGAACACGCAACCGCGGCGGACGCCGGAAAACGTCAAGGCCAGGATCGTGACGGAGCGGGAGTACGAGACGCTCCGTTTGGACTCGGAGGACATCGCCGAGTTCGAGTATCGGCCCACCGCCTGCCGCCAGAAGTACCGGATGGTGGTGATCCGCAAGAACATCACCCGCGCGAAAGGCGAGGCGGCACTGTTCGATGAGGTGCGTTACTTCTTTTACATCACGAACGAGCGGGAGTGGTCGGCGGACGCGATTGTGTTCTCGGCCAATGACCGGTGCCACCAGGAGAACCTGCACGCCCAGTTGAAGAGCGGCGTGCGGGCGTTGCGGGCGCCGGTGGACACGCTGGAAAGCAACTGGGCGTACATGGTGATGACGGCACTGGGCTGGAACGTGAAGGCGTGGTGGGCGTTGTCGTTGCCGGAACCGCCGGGCCGCTGGCGAGACAAGTATCGTCAGGAGAAGCGGTGGGTGTTGGGTTTGGAGTTCCGGAGTTTCGTCCACGCATTCGTCGGGCTGCCGTGCCAGGTTCTCCGGACGGGCCGCAAGCTAGTTTATCGTCTGTTGAGTTGGAACCCTCATTTACGGGTCTTCTTCCGACTGGTCGAGACGTTGAACTGCTGAGGCCTGGCAACCCGAAGTCGGGATCTGGATGTCCCGATCCGCAACGGCGCCGAAAGCGATCGCGCGAAACGGAGGCTGAATACTCGGGTTGTTGAAGGAGATATAACAATGAAGAAGCCCACTCTCATGAGTGGGGCCAGAGATGATATGCAATTTACCAGAGCGACACTGCCTACATCGTGATCGCAATCGCCCTCGCTTGTTTAAGGCCTAGCTTACAGGCCGCGCCCGCCCGTCCTTCTTTAACTCCGAGGATGCC is part of the Fimbriiglobus ruber genome and harbors:
- a CDS encoding IS1380 family transposase, coding for MKPIFRRWFQKGKARIARRLDQTRNPLSPEPVLKARNIHYEVSDKAQAIHCGGIGLIHALGQRFGLAKTIDQKLHLLKFHVPYHESDHVLTLAYNPLCGGTCLQDLELLRNDETFLNALDARRIPDPTTAGDFCRRFLASDVEALIDAINEVRRRVWAEQPESFFDCATIDLDGTLVGTTGPCKEGMDIAYDGTWGYHPLVVSLAETGEVLSIVNRPGNRPSHEGAAREVNRSLVLCLEAGFRTVLLRGDTDFSQTQYLDGWNAIHKTRFLFGYDAVPTLVRKAEELPDHAWRRLTRPARYHVNTQPRRTPENVKARIVTEREYETLRLDSEDIAEFEYRPTACRQKYRMVVIRKNITRAKGEAALFDEVRYFFYITNEREWSADAIVFSANDRCHQENLHAQLKSGVRALRAPVDTLESNWAYMVMTALGWNVKAWWALSLPEPPGRWRDKYRQEKRWVLGLEFRSFVHAFVGLPCQVLRTGRKLVYRLLSWNPHLRVFFRLVETLNC